The Trichosurus vulpecula isolate mTriVul1 chromosome 3, mTriVul1.pri, whole genome shotgun sequence genome includes a window with the following:
- the CTSA gene encoding lysosomal protective protein isoform X2 translates to MGPAALLLLLLPLFGPPPAEAAPEKDEILHLPGLMKQPAFRQYSGYLNVAGGKHLHYWFVESQNRPQSSPVVLWLNGGPGCSSLDGLLTEHGPFLIQPDGSTLDYNPYSWNLNANVLYLESPAGVGFSYSDDKNYVTNDTEVAQNNYEALQEFFRLFPEFHDNQLFLTGESYAGIYIPTLAMLVMQDPSMNLQGLAVGNGLSCYEQNDNSLVYFAYYHGLLGNRLWSALQTHCCSQGRCNFHDNQDPTCTVNLLEVSRIVSNSGLNIYNLYAPCAGGVPGHIRHEKDTLVIQDMGNLFTRLPIKRMWHQAMLRTAAGVRLDPPCTNTTAPSTYLNNFYVREALHIPKSVPRWDMCNFVVNSNYQRLYQTMNEQYLKLLSAQKYRILVYNGDVDMACNFMGDEWFVDSLNQKVEVQRRPWLVSDGNGEQVAGFVKEFANIAFLTIKGAGHMVPTDKPLAALTMFTRFLNKEPY, encoded by the exons ATGGGCCCGGCCGcgctcttgctgctgctgctgcctctgttCGGGCCGCCCCCGGCCGAGGCAGCGCCCGAAAAGGACGAGATCCTCCATCTCCCGGGGCTGATGAAGCAGCCAGCGTTTCGCCAGTATTCCGGCTACTTGAACGTCGCAGGCGGCAAGCACTTGCATTACTG GTTTGTGGAATCCCAGAACCGTCCCCAGAGTAGTCCTGTGGTTCTGTGGCTCAACGGGGGCCCAGGATGTAGCTCCCTAGATGGACTCCTGACTGAGCATGGCCCCTTCTTG atCCAACCAGATGGAAGTACCTTGGACTATAACCCTTATTCCTGGAACTTG AATGCCAACGTGCTGTACCTTGAATCCCCTGCTGGTGTGGGCTTCTCTTATTCTGATGATAAGAACTATGTGACCAACGACACTGAG GTTGCCCAAAACAACTATGAAGCCCTCCAAGAATTCTTCCGCCTGTTCCCAGAGTTCCACGACAATCAACTGTTTCTTACTGGAGAGAGCTATGCTGGCATCTACATCCCTACGCTGGCTATGTTGGTCATGCAGGATCCCAGCATGAATCTGCAG GGCCTAGCTGTGGGCAACGGACTCTCTTGCTATGAACAGAATGATAACTCTTTGGTCTACTTTGCGTATTACCATGGGCTGTTGGGcaacag GCTATGGTCCGCCCTTCAGACTCACTGCTGCTCCCAGGGGAGGTGCAATTTCCATGACAACCAGGACCCAACCTGTACTGTTAAT CTATTGGAGGTGTCTCGTATCGTAAGCAATTCGGGGCTCAACATCTACAACCTCTATGCTCCCTGTGCTGGTGGGGTTCCCGGCCACATCAG GCATGAGAAGGATACCTTGGTAATACAGGATATGGGGAATCTCTTCACCCGATTGCCAATCAAGCGGATGTGGCACCAG GCAATGTTGAGAACTGCAGCAGGGGTACGGCTGGACCCACCTTGTACCAACACCACAGCGCCTTCCACCTATCTAAACAACTTCTATGTTCGAGAGGCCCTACACATACCTAAATCTGTCCCACGCTGGGACATGTGCAA CTTTGTGGTGAACAGTAACTATCAGCGCCTCTATCAGACCATGAATGAGCAATACCTCAAACTTCTCAGTGCCCAG AAATACCGCATCCTGGTCTACAACGGGGATGTAGACATGGCATGTAACTTCATGGGAGATGAGTGGTTTGTGGATTCCTTGAACCAAAAG GTGGAGGTACAGCGTCGTCCATGGCTAGTGTCTGATGGTAATGGGGAGCAAGTTGCTGGCTTTGTGAAGGAGTTTGCCAACATCGCCTTCCTTACCATCAAG GGAGCTGGCCACATGGTGCCGACTGACAAGCCCCTGGCAGCTTTAACCATGTTCACAAGATTCTTGAACAAGGAACCCTActaa
- the CTSA gene encoding lysosomal protective protein isoform X1, protein MGPAALLLLLLPLFGPPPAEAAPEKDEILHLPGLMKQPAFRQYSGYLNVAGGKHLHYWFVESQNRPQSSPVVLWLNGGPGCSSLDGLLTEHGPFLIQPDGSTLDYNPYSWNLNANVLYLESPAGVGFSYSDDKNYVTNDTEVAQNNYEALQEFFRLFPEFHDNQLFLTGESYAGIYIPTLAMLVMQDPSMNLQGLAVGNGLSCYEQNDNSLVYFAYYHGLLGNRLWSALQTHCCSQGRCNFHDNQDPTCTVNLLEVSRIVSNSGLNIYNLYAPCAGGVPGHIRHEKDTLVIQDMGNLFTRLPIKRMWHQQAMLRTAAGVRLDPPCTNTTAPSTYLNNFYVREALHIPKSVPRWDMCNFVVNSNYQRLYQTMNEQYLKLLSAQKYRILVYNGDVDMACNFMGDEWFVDSLNQKVEVQRRPWLVSDGNGEQVAGFVKEFANIAFLTIKGAGHMVPTDKPLAALTMFTRFLNKEPY, encoded by the exons ATGGGCCCGGCCGcgctcttgctgctgctgctgcctctgttCGGGCCGCCCCCGGCCGAGGCAGCGCCCGAAAAGGACGAGATCCTCCATCTCCCGGGGCTGATGAAGCAGCCAGCGTTTCGCCAGTATTCCGGCTACTTGAACGTCGCAGGCGGCAAGCACTTGCATTACTG GTTTGTGGAATCCCAGAACCGTCCCCAGAGTAGTCCTGTGGTTCTGTGGCTCAACGGGGGCCCAGGATGTAGCTCCCTAGATGGACTCCTGACTGAGCATGGCCCCTTCTTG atCCAACCAGATGGAAGTACCTTGGACTATAACCCTTATTCCTGGAACTTG AATGCCAACGTGCTGTACCTTGAATCCCCTGCTGGTGTGGGCTTCTCTTATTCTGATGATAAGAACTATGTGACCAACGACACTGAG GTTGCCCAAAACAACTATGAAGCCCTCCAAGAATTCTTCCGCCTGTTCCCAGAGTTCCACGACAATCAACTGTTTCTTACTGGAGAGAGCTATGCTGGCATCTACATCCCTACGCTGGCTATGTTGGTCATGCAGGATCCCAGCATGAATCTGCAG GGCCTAGCTGTGGGCAACGGACTCTCTTGCTATGAACAGAATGATAACTCTTTGGTCTACTTTGCGTATTACCATGGGCTGTTGGGcaacag GCTATGGTCCGCCCTTCAGACTCACTGCTGCTCCCAGGGGAGGTGCAATTTCCATGACAACCAGGACCCAACCTGTACTGTTAAT CTATTGGAGGTGTCTCGTATCGTAAGCAATTCGGGGCTCAACATCTACAACCTCTATGCTCCCTGTGCTGGTGGGGTTCCCGGCCACATCAG GCATGAGAAGGATACCTTGGTAATACAGGATATGGGGAATCTCTTCACCCGATTGCCAATCAAGCGGATGTGGCACCAG CAGGCAATGTTGAGAACTGCAGCAGGGGTACGGCTGGACCCACCTTGTACCAACACCACAGCGCCTTCCACCTATCTAAACAACTTCTATGTTCGAGAGGCCCTACACATACCTAAATCTGTCCCACGCTGGGACATGTGCAA CTTTGTGGTGAACAGTAACTATCAGCGCCTCTATCAGACCATGAATGAGCAATACCTCAAACTTCTCAGTGCCCAG AAATACCGCATCCTGGTCTACAACGGGGATGTAGACATGGCATGTAACTTCATGGGAGATGAGTGGTTTGTGGATTCCTTGAACCAAAAG GTGGAGGTACAGCGTCGTCCATGGCTAGTGTCTGATGGTAATGGGGAGCAAGTTGCTGGCTTTGTGAAGGAGTTTGCCAACATCGCCTTCCTTACCATCAAG GGAGCTGGCCACATGGTGCCGACTGACAAGCCCCTGGCAGCTTTAACCATGTTCACAAGATTCTTGAACAAGGAACCCTActaa